The Bos taurus isolate L1 Dominette 01449 registration number 42190680 breed Hereford chromosome 18, ARS-UCD2.0, whole genome shotgun sequence genome has a window encoding:
- the CES2 gene encoding cocaine esterase isoform X1, whose product MCPQDADGMKSMELWNVTLPSTSMSEDCLYLNIHTPAYSHEGSNLPVMVWIHGGGLVLGMASMYDGSALAAFGDVVVVVIQYRLGLLGFFSTGDKHATGNWGYLDQVAALRWVQQNIAYFGGDPGRVTIFGESAGGISVSLHVISPMSQGLFHGAIMESGVALLPGLTINSSDKVAKVVANLSACGQVDSEALVDCLRHKNEEEVLAINKLVKIIPGVVDGIFLPKHPLELLASDDFQPVPSIIGVNNDEYGWIIPLSVNNSDTRREISRESVRNALQELSTMTTMPPEFGELLMEEYIEDSEDHQNLQNQLHEIMGDYLFVIPALQVAMFHRSHAPVYFYEFQHQSSFFKDVRPSSVRADHGDEVLFLFRNEQIQFTEEEELLSRKMIKYWANFARNQNPNGEGLPHWPMFDQEDQYMQLNTQPAVGRALKAHRLQFWMKTLPQKTQELMETKEKHTEL is encoded by the exons AT GTGTCCGCAGGACGCCGACGGCATGAAAAGCATGGAACTATGGAATGTGACCCTGCCTTCTACCTCCATGTCTGAAGATTGTCTGTACCTCAACATCCACACACCTGCCTATTCCCATGAGGGCTCCAATCTGCCT GTGATGGTGTGGATCCATGGTGGCGGGCTTGTCCTGGGCATGGCGTCCATGTATGACGGCTCTGCACTGGCAGCCTTTGGAGACGTGGTGGTGGTCGTTATCCAGTACCGCCTGGGTTTGCTGGGCTTCTTCAG CACTGGAGACAAGCACGCAACTGGCAACTGGGGCTACCTGGATCAAGTGGCCGCACTGCGCTGGGTCCAGCAGAATATCGCCTACTTTGGAGGCGACCCTGGCCGTGTCACAATTTTTGGCGAGTCTGCGGGTGGCATAAGCGTGTCTTTGCATGTCATATCCCCCATGTCCCAAGGACTCTTCCATGGCGCCATCATGGAGAGTGGCGTGGCCCTGCTGCCTGGCCTCACCATCAACTCATCTGACAAGGTCGCCAAA GTGGTAGCCAACCTGTCTGCCTGTGGCCAGGTTGACTCAGAGGCCCTGGTGGACTGCCTGCGGCACAAGAATGAAGAGGAGGTTCTGGCCATCAACAAG CTCGTCAAGATCATCCCCGGCGTGGTGGATGGGATCTTCCTGCCCAAGCACCCCCTGGAGCTGCTGGCCTCTGACGACTTTCAACCTGTCCCCAGCATCATTGGTGTCAACAATGATGAGTATGGTTGGATCATCCCCTTG AGCGTGAACAATTCTGACACTAGGAGGGAAATAAGCAGAGAGTCCGTGAGGAATGCCTTGCAGGAATTGTCAACAATGACG ACTATGCCTCCTGAGTTTGGTGAGCTGTTGATGGAGGAGTACATAGAGGACAGTGAAGACCACCAGAACCTCCAAAACCAGCTCCATGAGATTATGGGGGACTACCTTTTTGTGATCCCTGCACTCCAAGTAGCAATGTTTCATC GTTCCCACGCCCCCGTCTACTTCTACGAGTTCCAACATCAGTCCAGCTTCTTCAAGGATGTCAGGCCGAGCTCTGTGAGGGCGGACCATGGAGATGAGGTTCTCTTCCTCTTCAGAAATGAGCAAA TCCAATTCacggaggaggaggagctgctgAGCAGGAAGATGATCAAGTATTGGGCCAACTTTGCTCGAAATCA GAACCCCAATGGTGAGGGTCTGCCCCACTGGCCGATGTTCGACCAGGAGGACCAATACATGCAGCTGAACACGCAGCCTGCAGTGGGCCGGGCCCTGAAGGCCCACAGGCTCCAGTTCTGGATGAAGACCCTACCCCAGAAGACACAGGAGCTAATGGAGACCAAGGAGAAGCACACAGAACTATAG
- the CIAO2B gene encoding cytosolic iron-sulfur assembly component 2B isoform X1, translating into MELQVRVREVPKRSEPFRGRQASLGNCPAYGAGFSEEMMPGSISFGSSVLQPYPAVPSTLPARTSAPFSVPLLEALGMFPGPGGELMVATVPPIPQVEQEQRRVSLALPRHHATPHSRSPEVRRRRGSACLRSPAAVPRWWAAAAWGAVSWRTLTPSSTSALGTGQCPRARRTSRFQTASTRARSSISTAAGRGGGGRFSGAWDAGDEVTLCSRCSCVRAGHSGGGFSVGKGAESSFLHLAHLIRSINDPEHPLTLEELNVVEQVRVQVSDPESTVAVAFTPTIPHCSMATLIGLSIKVKLLRSLPQRFKMDVHITPGTHASEHAVNKQLADKERVAAALENTHLLEVVNQCLSARS; encoded by the exons ATGGAGCTACAGGTGCGTGTCCGGGAAGTTCCGAAACGCAGTGAGCCGTTCCGGGGCAGACAGGCAAGTCTAGGCAACTGCCCAGCCTACGGGGCAGGTTTCTCAGAGGAAATGATGCCTGGCTCGATCTCATTCGGATCTTCAGTGCTCCAGCCTTATCCTGCGGTGCCCAGCACCCTCCCGGCTCGCACAAGTGCTCCCTTCTCGGTGCCGTTGTTGGAGGCGCTCGGTATGTTCCCGGGTCCGGGTGGAGAGCTCATGGTGGCCACCGTCCCACCCATACCCCAGGTGGAGCAAGAGCAGCGCCGCGTGTCCCTCGCGTTACCCCGTCACCACGCCACGCCCCATTCCCGTTCCCCGGAAGTGCGCCGTAGGAGAGGAAGTGCATGCCTAAGGTCGCCGGCAGCGGTTCCGCGATGGTGGGCGGCGGCGGCATGGGGGGCGGTCTCCTGGAGAACGCTAACCCCCTCATCTACGAGCGCTCTGGGGACCGGCCAGTGTCCGCGGGCGAGGAGGACGAGCAGGTTCCAGACAGCATCGACGCGCGCGAGATCTTCGATATCCACCGCTGCCGGGCGCGGGGGTGGAGGGCGGTTTTCGGGGGCATGGGATGCGGGGGATGAAGTGACGTTGTGTAGTCGGTGCAGCTGTGTTAGGGCCGGGCATTCCGGCGGAGGCTTCTCAGTGGGCAAAGGCGCAGAGTCCTCTTTCCTTCACTTGGCACATTTGATTCGCTCCATCAATGACCCGGAGCATCCCCTGACGCTAGAAGAATTGAACGTAGTAGAGCAAGTCCGGGTTCAG GTGAGCGACCCCGAGAGCACAGTGGCTGTGGCCTTCACACCCACCATTCCACACTGCAGTATGGCCACCCTTATTGGCCTGTCCATCAAAGTCAAGCTTCTTCGATCCCTTCCCCAGCGTTTCAAG ATGGATGTGCACATTACACCAGGGACCCATGCCTCAGAACATGCAG TGAACAAGCAGCTTGCAGATAAAGAGCGGGTGGCAGCTGCCCTAGAGAACACCCACCTGCTTGAGGTTGTGAACCAGTGTCTGTCAGCCCGGTCTTGA
- the CES3 gene encoding carboxylesterase 3 isoform X1, whose amino-acid sequence MGTVVRTGSRALVGVACLLLAFSATDTGPGVTQPEVDTPLGRVRGRQVGVKGTDHLVNVFLGIPFAQPPLGPHRFSAPRPAESWEGVRDASRAHAVCPQDPERMNNSRFTLDGKHQTFPISEDCLILNIYSPAEAPSGAGRPVMVWFHGGSLVTGTATSHDGSALAAYGDVVVVTVQYRLGFLGFFSTGDKHAPGNWGFLDVVAALRWVQGNITPFGGDFNSVTIFGESSGASVVSALVLSPLAAGLFHRAIAQSGIITVPGLLDPNPWLLAQTLADSLACNSDSSAEMVQCLRQKTIKEMILAYKSKKIASYNIDGTFFPKSAEELLRERQFPSVPFLFGFNNHEFGWLIPRGWGFLDKMDQLSLEDMLAILRPSLTNMDVPTEVMPTIIKEYLGSSSDGQAKREALQELLSDIIITLPMLQFARDLQDSGVSIFFYEFQHRPSSFAKIKPAWVQADHGAELTFMFGGPFLTDESSMLAFPEATEEEKQLSLTMMAQWTNFAWTGDPNGKGLPLWPPFNHAEEYLEISLVPRVNQKPREARMQLWAEILPTKFGQWQQKQKGKKVQEEL is encoded by the exons ATGGGCACAGTGGTAAGAACCGGGTCCAGGGCCCTGGTCGGGGTGGCCTGTCTGCTCCTGGCATTCTCTGCTACAGACACTG GGCCGGGGGTCACTCAGCCTGAAGTGGACACACCCCTGGGCCGTGTGCGAGGCCGGCAGGTGGGCGTGAAGGGCACAGACCATCTTGTGAACGTCTTCTTGGGCATCCCATTCGCCCAGCCGCCCCTGGGGCCCCACCGGTTCTCGGCCCCGCGCCCAGCGGAGTCTTGGGAGGGCGTGCGAGATGCCAGCAGGGCCCACGCCGT GTGCCCACAGGATCCGGAGAGAATGAACAACAGCAGATTTACGCTGGACGGAAAGCACCAGACCTTCCCCATTTCGGAGGACTGCCTGATCCTCAACATATACAGCCCGGCTGAGGCCCCCTCGGGGGCAGGAAGGCCA GTCATGGTGTGGTTCCACGGGGGCTCTCTCGTGACTGGCACCGCCACCTCCCACGATGGGTCTGCCCTGGCCGCCTATGGGGACGTGGTCGTGGTCACAGTCCAGTACCGCCTGGGCTTCCTTGGCTTTTTCAG CACTGGGGACAAGCACGCTCCTGGCAACTGGGGCTTCCTCGACGTCGTGGCTGCTCTGCGCTGGGTGCAGGGGAACATCACCCCCTTTGGGGGTGACTTCAACTCTGTCACCATCTTTGGTGAATCTAGCGGGGCCTCTGTCGTCTCTGCCCTG GTCCTGTCCCCGCTGGCTGCAGGGCTGTTCCACAGAGCTATAGCACAGAGTGGAATCATCACCGTACCGGGGTTACTGGATCCTAACCCCTGGCTCCTGGCTCAG ACCCTCGCAGACTCCTTGGCCTGCAACTCTGACTCCTCGGCTGAGATGGTGCAGTGCCTTCGGCAGAAGACGATCAAGGAGATGATCCTCGCCTACAAGTCG AAAAAAATAGCTTCGTACAACATCGACGGCACCTTCTTTCCCAAGAGCGCTGAGGAGCTCCTGAGGGAGAGGCAGTTCCCCTCTGTGCCCTTCCTCTTCGGTTTCAACAACCATGAGTTTGGCTGGCTCATCCCCAGG GGCTGGGGTTTCCTGGATAAGATGGATCAACTGAGCCTGGAGGACATGCTGGCCATCCTGAGGCCCTCCTTGACCAATATG GATGTGCCCACTGAGGTGATGCCCACCATCATAAAGGAATACCTAGGCAGCAGCTCAGATGGACAAGCCAAGCGAGAGGCCCTCCAGGAATTGTTAAGTGACATTATCATAACCTTACCCATGTTGCAATTTGCGAGAGACCTCCAAG ATTCTGGTGTCTccatctttttctatgagttccAGCATCGACCCAGTTCTTTTGCGAAGATCAAGCCAGCCTGGGTGCAGGCTGATCATGGGGCTGAGTTGACCTTCATGTTCGGCGGTCCTTTCCTCACGGATGAGAGCTCCATGTTGG CCTTTCCAGAAGCCACAGAGGAGGAGAAGCAACTGAGCCTCACCATGATGGCCCAGTGGACCAACTTTGCCTGGACAGG GGACCCCAATGGCAAGGGGCTGCCTCTTTGGCCACCGTTCAACCATGCGGAGGAATACCTGGAAATCAGCCTGGTGCCACGGGTCAACCAGAAGCCAAGGGAGGCCAGAATGCAGCTCTGGGCAGAGATACTTCCCACCAAGTTTGGGCAGTGGCAGCAGAAGCAGAAGGGCAAGAAGGTCCAGGAGGAACTCTGA
- the CES3 gene encoding carboxylesterase 3 isoform X2 — MNNSRFTLDGKHQTFPISEDCLILNIYSPAEAPSGAGRPVMVWFHGGSLVTGTATSHDGSALAAYGDVVVVTVQYRLGFLGFFSTGDKHAPGNWGFLDVVAALRWVQGNITPFGGDFNSVTIFGESSGASVVSALVLSPLAAGLFHRAIAQSGIITVPGLLDPNPWLLAQTLADSLACNSDSSAEMVQCLRQKTIKEMILAYKSKKIASYNIDGTFFPKSAEELLRERQFPSVPFLFGFNNHEFGWLIPRGWGFLDKMDQLSLEDMLAILRPSLTNMDVPTEVMPTIIKEYLGSSSDGQAKREALQELLSDIIITLPMLQFARDLQDSGVSIFFYEFQHRPSSFAKIKPAWVQADHGAELTFMFGGPFLTDESSMLAFPEATEEEKQLSLTMMAQWTNFAWTGDPNGKGLPLWPPFNHAEEYLEISLVPRVNQKPREARMQLWAEILPTKFGQWQQKQKGKKVQEEL; from the exons ATGAACAACAGCAGATTTACGCTGGACGGAAAGCACCAGACCTTCCCCATTTCGGAGGACTGCCTGATCCTCAACATATACAGCCCGGCTGAGGCCCCCTCGGGGGCAGGAAGGCCA GTCATGGTGTGGTTCCACGGGGGCTCTCTCGTGACTGGCACCGCCACCTCCCACGATGGGTCTGCCCTGGCCGCCTATGGGGACGTGGTCGTGGTCACAGTCCAGTACCGCCTGGGCTTCCTTGGCTTTTTCAG CACTGGGGACAAGCACGCTCCTGGCAACTGGGGCTTCCTCGACGTCGTGGCTGCTCTGCGCTGGGTGCAGGGGAACATCACCCCCTTTGGGGGTGACTTCAACTCTGTCACCATCTTTGGTGAATCTAGCGGGGCCTCTGTCGTCTCTGCCCTG GTCCTGTCCCCGCTGGCTGCAGGGCTGTTCCACAGAGCTATAGCACAGAGTGGAATCATCACCGTACCGGGGTTACTGGATCCTAACCCCTGGCTCCTGGCTCAG ACCCTCGCAGACTCCTTGGCCTGCAACTCTGACTCCTCGGCTGAGATGGTGCAGTGCCTTCGGCAGAAGACGATCAAGGAGATGATCCTCGCCTACAAGTCG AAAAAAATAGCTTCGTACAACATCGACGGCACCTTCTTTCCCAAGAGCGCTGAGGAGCTCCTGAGGGAGAGGCAGTTCCCCTCTGTGCCCTTCCTCTTCGGTTTCAACAACCATGAGTTTGGCTGGCTCATCCCCAGG GGCTGGGGTTTCCTGGATAAGATGGATCAACTGAGCCTGGAGGACATGCTGGCCATCCTGAGGCCCTCCTTGACCAATATG GATGTGCCCACTGAGGTGATGCCCACCATCATAAAGGAATACCTAGGCAGCAGCTCAGATGGACAAGCCAAGCGAGAGGCCCTCCAGGAATTGTTAAGTGACATTATCATAACCTTACCCATGTTGCAATTTGCGAGAGACCTCCAAG ATTCTGGTGTCTccatctttttctatgagttccAGCATCGACCCAGTTCTTTTGCGAAGATCAAGCCAGCCTGGGTGCAGGCTGATCATGGGGCTGAGTTGACCTTCATGTTCGGCGGTCCTTTCCTCACGGATGAGAGCTCCATGTTGG CCTTTCCAGAAGCCACAGAGGAGGAGAAGCAACTGAGCCTCACCATGATGGCCCAGTGGACCAACTTTGCCTGGACAGG GGACCCCAATGGCAAGGGGCTGCCTCTTTGGCCACCGTTCAACCATGCGGAGGAATACCTGGAAATCAGCCTGGTGCCACGGGTCAACCAGAAGCCAAGGGAGGCCAGAATGCAGCTCTGGGCAGAGATACTTCCCACCAAGTTTGGGCAGTGGCAGCAGAAGCAGAAGGGCAAGAAGGTCCAGGAGGAACTCTGA
- the CIAO2B gene encoding cytosolic iron-sulfur assembly component 2B isoform X2 gives MPKVAGSGSAMVGGGGMGGGLLENANPLIYERSGDRPVSAGEEDEQVPDSIDAREIFDLIRSINDPEHPLTLEELNVVEQVRVQVSDPESTVAVAFTPTIPHCSMATLIGLSIKVKLLRSLPQRFKMDVHITPGTHASEHAVNKQLADKERVAAALENTHLLEVVNQCLSARS, from the exons ATGCCTAAGGTCGCCGGCAGCGGTTCCGCGATGGTGGGCGGCGGCGGCATGGGGGGCGGTCTCCTGGAGAACGCTAACCCCCTCATCTACGAGCGCTCTGGGGACCGGCCAGTGTCCGCGGGCGAGGAGGACGAGCAGGTTCCAGACAGCATCGACGCGCGCGAGATCTTCGAT TTGATTCGCTCCATCAATGACCCGGAGCATCCCCTGACGCTAGAAGAATTGAACGTAGTAGAGCAAGTCCGGGTTCAG GTGAGCGACCCCGAGAGCACAGTGGCTGTGGCCTTCACACCCACCATTCCACACTGCAGTATGGCCACCCTTATTGGCCTGTCCATCAAAGTCAAGCTTCTTCGATCCCTTCCCCAGCGTTTCAAG ATGGATGTGCACATTACACCAGGGACCCATGCCTCAGAACATGCAG TGAACAAGCAGCTTGCAGATAAAGAGCGGGTGGCAGCTGCCCTAGAGAACACCCACCTGCTTGAGGTTGTGAACCAGTGTCTGTCAGCCCGGTCTTGA
- the CES2 gene encoding cocaine esterase precursor (The RefSeq protein has 1 substitution compared to this genomic sequence) codes for MKPDGPRLRLRAVAFGFLLLLVPGQGQDSTRPVRTTHTGKVQGSLVYVNNADVGVHTFLGIPFAKPPVGPLRFAPPEPPESWSGVKDGTSQPAKCPQDADGMKSMELWNVTLPSTSMSEDCLYLNIHTPAYSHEGSNLPVMVWIHGGGLVLGMASMYDGSALAAFGDVVVVVIQYRLGLLGFFSTGDKHATGNWGYLDQVAALRWVQQNIAYFGGDPGRVTIFGESAGGISVSLHVISPMSQGLFHGAIMESGVALLPGLTINSSDKVAKVVANLSACGQVDSEALVDCLRHKNEEEVLAINKLVKIIPGVVDGIFLPKHPLELLASDDFQPVPSIIGVNNDEYGWIIPLSVNNSDTRREISRESVRNALQELSTMTTMPPEFGELLMEEYIEDSEDHQTLQNQLHEIMGDYLFVIPALQVAMFHRSHAPVYFYEFQHQSSFFKDVRPSSVRADHGDEVLFLFRNEQIQFTEEEELLSRKMIKYWANFARNQNPNGEGLPHWPMFDQEDQYMQLNTQPAVGRALKAHRLQFWMKTLPQKTQELMETKEKHTEL; via the exons ATGAAGCCGGACGGGCCTCGCTTGCGTCTGAGGGCCGTGGCCTTCGGGTTCTTGCTTCTCCTCGTCCCGGGCCAGG GCCAGGACTCTACCCGCCCTGTCCGaaccacacacacagggaaggTACAGGGGAGCCTTGTCTACGTGAATAATGCTGATGTGGGGGTCCACACCTTCTTGGGAATTCCCTTTGCCAAGCCACCTGTAGGGCCGCTGCGATTTGCACCCCCGGAGCCCCCAGAATCTTGGAGTGGTGTAAAGGATGGGACTTCCCAGCCAGCCAA GTGTCCGCAGGACGCCGACGGCATGAAAAGCATGGAACTATGGAATGTGACCCTGCCTTCTACCTCCATGTCTGAAGATTGTCTGTACCTCAACATCCACACACCTGCCTATTCCCATGAGGGCTCCAATCTGCCT GTGATGGTGTGGATCCATGGTGGCGGGCTTGTCCTGGGCATGGCGTCCATGTATGACGGCTCTGCACTGGCAGCCTTTGGAGACGTGGTGGTGGTCGTTATCCAGTACCGCCTGGGTTTGCTGGGCTTCTTCAG CACTGGAGACAAGCACGCAACTGGCAACTGGGGCTACCTGGATCAAGTGGCCGCACTGCGCTGGGTCCAGCAGAATATCGCCTACTTTGGAGGCGACCCTGGCCGTGTCACAATTTTTGGCGAGTCTGCGGGTGGCATAAGCGTGTCTTTGCATGTCATATCCCCCATGTCCCAAGGACTCTTCCATGGCGCCATCATGGAGAGTGGCGTGGCCCTGCTGCCTGGCCTCACCATCAACTCATCTGACAAGGTCGCCAAA GTGGTAGCCAACCTGTCTGCCTGTGGCCAGGTTGACTCAGAGGCCCTGGTGGACTGCCTGCGGCACAAGAATGAAGAGGAGGTTCTGGCCATCAACAAG CTCGTCAAGATCATCCCCGGCGTGGTGGATGGGATCTTCCTGCCCAAGCACCCCCTGGAGCTGCTGGCCTCTGACGACTTTCAACCTGTCCCCAGCATCATTGGTGTCAACAATGATGAGTATGGTTGGATCATCCCCTTG AGCGTGAACAATTCTGACACTAGGAGGGAAATAAGCAGAGAGTCCGTGAGGAATGCCTTGCAGGAATTGTCAACAATGACG ACTATGCCTCCTGAGTTTGGTGAGCTGTTGATGGAGGAGTACATAGAGGACAGTGAAGACCACCAGAACCTCCAAAACCAGCTCCATGAGATTATGGGGGACTACCTTTTTGTGATCCCTGCACTCCAAGTAGCAATGTTTCATC GTTCCCACGCCCCCGTCTACTTCTACGAGTTCCAACATCAGTCCAGCTTCTTCAAGGATGTCAGGCCGAGCTCTGTGAGGGCGGACCATGGAGATGAGGTTCTCTTCCTCTTCAGAAATGAGCAAA TCCAATTCacggaggaggaggagctgctgAGCAGGAAGATGATCAAGTATTGGGCCAACTTTGCTCGAAATCA GAACCCCAATGGTGAGGGTCTGCCCCACTGGCCGATGTTCGACCAGGAGGACCAATACATGCAGCTGAACACGCAGCCTGCAGTGGGCCGGGCCCTGAAGGCCCACAGGCTCCAGTTCTGGATGAAGACCCTACCCCAGAAGACACAGGAGCTAATGGAGACCAAGGAGAAGCACACAGAACTATAG
- the CIAO2B gene encoding cytosolic iron-sulfur assembly component 2B yields the protein MVGGGGMGGGLLENANPLIYERSGDRPVSAGEEDEQVPDSIDAREIFDLIRSINDPEHPLTLEELNVVEQVRVQVSDPESTVAVAFTPTIPHCSMATLIGLSIKVKLLRSLPQRFKMDVHITPGTHASEHAVNKQLADKERVAAALENTHLLEVVNQCLSARS from the exons ATGGTGGGCGGCGGCGGCATGGGGGGCGGTCTCCTGGAGAACGCTAACCCCCTCATCTACGAGCGCTCTGGGGACCGGCCAGTGTCCGCGGGCGAGGAGGACGAGCAGGTTCCAGACAGCATCGACGCGCGCGAGATCTTCG ATTTGATTCGCTCCATCAATGACCCGGAGCATCCCCTGACGCTAGAAGAATTGAACGTAGTAGAGCAAGTCCGGGTTCAG GTGAGCGACCCCGAGAGCACAGTGGCTGTGGCCTTCACACCCACCATTCCACACTGCAGTATGGCCACCCTTATTGGCCTGTCCATCAAAGTCAAGCTTCTTCGATCCCTTCCCCAGCGTTTCAAG ATGGATGTGCACATTACACCAGGGACCCATGCCTCAGAACATGCAG TGAACAAGCAGCTTGCAGATAAAGAGCGGGTGGCAGCTGCCCTAGAGAACACCCACCTGCTTGAGGTTGTGAACCAGTGTCTGTCAGCCCGGTCTTGA
- the CES2 gene encoding cocaine esterase isoform X2 gives MKSMELWNVTLPSTSMSEDCLYLNIHTPAYSHEGSNLPVMVWIHGGGLVLGMASMYDGSALAAFGDVVVVVIQYRLGLLGFFSTGDKHATGNWGYLDQVAALRWVQQNIAYFGGDPGRVTIFGESAGGISVSLHVISPMSQGLFHGAIMESGVALLPGLTINSSDKVAKVVANLSACGQVDSEALVDCLRHKNEEEVLAINKLVKIIPGVVDGIFLPKHPLELLASDDFQPVPSIIGVNNDEYGWIIPLSVNNSDTRREISRESVRNALQELSTMTTMPPEFGELLMEEYIEDSEDHQNLQNQLHEIMGDYLFVIPALQVAMFHRSHAPVYFYEFQHQSSFFKDVRPSSVRADHGDEVLFLFRNEQIQFTEEEELLSRKMIKYWANFARNQNPNGEGLPHWPMFDQEDQYMQLNTQPAVGRALKAHRLQFWMKTLPQKTQELMETKEKHTEL, from the exons ATGAAAAGCATGGAACTATGGAATGTGACCCTGCCTTCTACCTCCATGTCTGAAGATTGTCTGTACCTCAACATCCACACACCTGCCTATTCCCATGAGGGCTCCAATCTGCCT GTGATGGTGTGGATCCATGGTGGCGGGCTTGTCCTGGGCATGGCGTCCATGTATGACGGCTCTGCACTGGCAGCCTTTGGAGACGTGGTGGTGGTCGTTATCCAGTACCGCCTGGGTTTGCTGGGCTTCTTCAG CACTGGAGACAAGCACGCAACTGGCAACTGGGGCTACCTGGATCAAGTGGCCGCACTGCGCTGGGTCCAGCAGAATATCGCCTACTTTGGAGGCGACCCTGGCCGTGTCACAATTTTTGGCGAGTCTGCGGGTGGCATAAGCGTGTCTTTGCATGTCATATCCCCCATGTCCCAAGGACTCTTCCATGGCGCCATCATGGAGAGTGGCGTGGCCCTGCTGCCTGGCCTCACCATCAACTCATCTGACAAGGTCGCCAAA GTGGTAGCCAACCTGTCTGCCTGTGGCCAGGTTGACTCAGAGGCCCTGGTGGACTGCCTGCGGCACAAGAATGAAGAGGAGGTTCTGGCCATCAACAAG CTCGTCAAGATCATCCCCGGCGTGGTGGATGGGATCTTCCTGCCCAAGCACCCCCTGGAGCTGCTGGCCTCTGACGACTTTCAACCTGTCCCCAGCATCATTGGTGTCAACAATGATGAGTATGGTTGGATCATCCCCTTG AGCGTGAACAATTCTGACACTAGGAGGGAAATAAGCAGAGAGTCCGTGAGGAATGCCTTGCAGGAATTGTCAACAATGACG ACTATGCCTCCTGAGTTTGGTGAGCTGTTGATGGAGGAGTACATAGAGGACAGTGAAGACCACCAGAACCTCCAAAACCAGCTCCATGAGATTATGGGGGACTACCTTTTTGTGATCCCTGCACTCCAAGTAGCAATGTTTCATC GTTCCCACGCCCCCGTCTACTTCTACGAGTTCCAACATCAGTCCAGCTTCTTCAAGGATGTCAGGCCGAGCTCTGTGAGGGCGGACCATGGAGATGAGGTTCTCTTCCTCTTCAGAAATGAGCAAA TCCAATTCacggaggaggaggagctgctgAGCAGGAAGATGATCAAGTATTGGGCCAACTTTGCTCGAAATCA GAACCCCAATGGTGAGGGTCTGCCCCACTGGCCGATGTTCGACCAGGAGGACCAATACATGCAGCTGAACACGCAGCCTGCAGTGGGCCGGGCCCTGAAGGCCCACAGGCTCCAGTTCTGGATGAAGACCCTACCCCAGAAGACACAGGAGCTAATGGAGACCAAGGAGAAGCACACAGAACTATAG
- the LOC112442294 gene encoding small ribosomal subunit protein uS14-like produces MGHQQLYWIHQRKFGQSSRSCWVCSNHHGLIQKYGLKMCHQRFHQYAKDISVVKLD; encoded by the coding sequence ATGGGCCACCAGCAGCTCTATTGGATCCATCAGAGAAAATTCGGCCAGAGTTCTCGCTCTTGCTGGGTCTGCTCAAACCACCATGGTCTGATCCAAAAATACGGCCTCAAAATGTGCCACCAGCGTTTCCACCAGTATGCGAAGGACATCAGCGTCGTTAAGTTGGACTAA